The DNA sequence CAGACAATCCGGACTATGGCCCAAGCCTGTGAAAACGTGATATTTTTTCTCTATCACAGCTAAATTTGTCATGTGATAATTTATCTATAGGTGGAGAATACGGCGTTGCAAACCCTCGTGCTTGAAAAATGTAGCCTCTGCGACTCAGCTGATCTGGACGTTATCGCCGATTTGCCGACATTACCGCTTGCCGGCATTTTTATGGAACACCGAAAGCCGGATGTGGTTAAGGGTTTCGATCAGGTCTTCAACATGTGCCGTGACTGCGGCCACATGCAGTTGGCCAATGTTCTCTCCCCACCAGCCCTTTATGGTGAAGGTTACGCCCATCGCTCGTCCGTATCGCATCTGTCAGCCGCTGCCAGCGACTTTTTCATCGACTACATCGGCAAACTGGCGCCAAGCCGGGTTTTTGATTGTATCCTGGAGATCGGCTGCAACGATTTTGTCTTGTTGGAAAAACTCTCAAAGATGGGGAAACAGGTTTTCGGCATTGACCCGATCTGGATTGATGAAACGCCCCAAACCCCCGAAAATGCCACCGTTATTGGCGGCTTTGTCGAGGATATTGATATCGGGGCCAGTCTGGGCTGCAAGCCGGACCTGATCGTTTCGACCCACAATCTGGAACATATTGTCGATCCGGTGGCCATGCTCAGAAAATTACTTGATCTTGTTGCTGACGACGGCCTTCTCGTCATGGAAGTGCCGGATTCAGAAAGTCTGGTCAAAAACCGCCGTTTTGATCAGGTTTCCCACCAGCATATCCACTATCTGACTCTGGCCACGTTCTTGAAGTTGATCAAAGCGGCAGGGGGAAAATACGTCGACCATTCATACAACTACGCCAACTGGGGCGGCTCGCTCAGCGTTGCCTTCACCCGCGACACCGGAAGTGACGAACAACTGGACATCGCAAGCCTAACCACCTTTGAAGTGAGCGCCGATTACCTTGGTTTTAAAGAACAGATGGCGCGATTCATGGATCAGGTCAGCCGCAGTGACCATCCTATGGTCGGCTATGGCGCCGGACAGATGTTGCCGGTGGTCGCTTATCATCTGGACAGTAATCTGGATTTTCTCGACTGCATTTACGACGATGATATGAACCGCAACGGCTTGTATTATCCTTTTATCAGCCCACAAATCACGCTTCCGGCGAAAGATTTATCTCTCGATGATCGAGGCGTCGTCATTACATCCCTTGACGGGGTGCGCGCCATTTCAAACAGGCTGCGCGATTTTTCCCCGCGTTTCATCTACGTGCCGATCTCTGTTTATTAGGGGGTTGAGAGGTGGCCAGTAGAATTCTTTTCATCGGTGGCACACGTTTTTTCGGCAAGCGCATCCTCGCCAACCTGATAGCTCACGGCCATGACGTCACCATGCTGACTCGCGGGGAGCAGCCAGCCCCTGACGAATTTGGCCACCTTGATCATATTTTGTGTGACCGTAAGGACTCTTCCGCGTTTGAAAATGCCCTGGACGGGCGCGATTTTGACGCTGTTATCGACAATGTCTGTTACCAACCGGCAGATGCCGAACAGGCTGTAAAAGTCCTTTCGGGTCGTTGTCAGCGCTATATTTTCACCAGTTCGGTGATGTGCGAACTGAACATTGATGGCCACGATGAGCGCCTATCCCAATATCAACCGGGCGAACTTGACTACGCACGAAACAAGCAGGCGTGTGAGGAAATTTTCTTGAATGCCACGGGCTTCAAGTCCATTGTTTTCAGGCTGCAAAATGTTGTCGGAGAAGATGATTTTTCTGGAAAATCCGGCTTGCTAACCCATCACCTGCTTGGATCAGGCGGCAACCTGCGTCTGGTCGGCGACAAAGACGACCTTTACCAACAAATCTATGCGGGTGATCTGGAGACGATCTATAACCTTGCTGTCGACCTGCCTGCGGAAAAGACAGCCCGCCGATACACAATTGGCGCTGCACCGATAGCTGTCAGTGATTATGTAGCCATTCTGGCAGACGCCCTTGCCTTGAATGTTGAGCTCGAATGGATCAACAAAAGTGACGGGGCCGCCCTTCCTGTGGGTGTTCCCTACCCCATGAATGTCGCCTTTGATTGTTCGGCGCTGGCCCAGGATTTCAACTTCGCCTTTTCGGACTATGCAAAATTTCTCCCCCGTATTGCCCAGTGGTATAAGGCCGATCACTCATGAGCCGGTTTTCAAAAAAGAATGTGCTAATTTATGTGTCTTCCCACTTCGCCTCGGCTGAGGACGGGTTTGGTCTTGGTGACATCATTCGCTTGCTGGCGCTGAGCGCGAATTTTAAGGCCGCCACCATCGGCTGGTGTTCCCATCCCAGCCTGTTCGCGCTGGCCCGGCTCAGCGATCAAATTGACGATATGTTTGGCGAAGAAGACCTTTCACGCAGACTGTCAAAATTCGATGTTGTCCTTAATCTTGGTGACGCGCCGATTGCACGGGGCCTTGATGAAGTCATTCTGGCTGATTTGACAAGCGGTACCGGAACGTTGAAATCCCGGACATTCGATTTACCCGGCCTCGTCGCGGCCACCATCGGTATTGACGCCACAGTTTCATGGCCGCTTGCTGGGACAAAACAGGAAAAACCGACCCACGATGTCGGCTTTAACATGCGTGTTCCGCAAACCTGGCGCATTAAGGAATTGCCGGAAAATCACTGGAACGCCGTGGAAGCGGCCCTTGGGCCTTCGGTTTCCATTTCCAGACAGCCGCCTGATGGTGATCTGGAATCCTATATTTCATGGATTAACAACTGCCGGGTACTGGTATCGGTTGTCGGGCTTGGCTGCCATCTCGCCATGACCCTTGGCAAACCGCTGCTGATACTGTCCGGTCCAACAGATTTCAGCGAGGCGGGGGATTATAAGAAGGGCCGGGTCTTGTATCCGCTAAACCCATGTGAATTCCGCCCCTGCCACCAGCCAACCGGCGTTGACAATTGTGGTTGTATGGGTGCTTTCGATCCGGGCGCCATCGCCGCCAACATCATGGCCATGTTGACAAGCGTTAAGAAGCCCCCAAGATAGAAGGCATGAGCACCGAAACAGCCGTCTACCTGGATTTTGTCACCTTCGAGCGATCCCTCAAGCCTGCGGACAGGGCGTTGCTGGAAAAGCGGCATCTGTTGTTTTCCTATCCGGTGCGTTCGGAAAACGAATTTGAAATGGCCGATTATCCGGTTTCACAGGGGTTGCTAATGGCGGCCTGCGGACAAGTCGGCTGCCAGGTTGATGGGGAGATGGCCCTGATCGCCAGCACCGGGGTTTCATTGCCCGAACAGGCTAAACAGGGCGTCACGCACGTGATCATTCACCCCATGATCAGCAGCATCGACGATCTGCCTGATCTTGTTGCAGCCTATCGTCAGCGCTATCCAGACGCCCTGATCGTCTTGCAGAATTCCGACCAGCATCAGCACGAAAAACTGATTGGCGGTCCGCAAAGCGATGAAATCTCCCATGAGCTGTTGAACCGGCTGCCGCAAGTCGACTGGGTGTTGCGGGGCTTTTCCGAACACGCCCTGATTTCCCTGCTGCTTGGTCTTCCGACACAAGCCGCCATGGGCCAGAATGGCCAAGGCAAGAACCTTTCAGCATTCTTCACGCTGGACTCCCTGCCACAGGATTTTGAAGCAGGCGGGCAAACCAGCAAAGGCCGCTCAATTCGTGTGCAACGATCACGCGGCTGCCTGTCCGGCTGCACCTATTGCATTGAAGGACAGGCAAACAAGAGCATCGAAAGCGAACGCTCGTGGGACGGGGTGCCGATTGAAAATTTCATAGACCGGCTTGAGCGGTTGGGTGAGAAAGGTTTTTTCTTCATCAATGTCATTGATTCCAGTTTCGAGGATCCGGGCAAAAGGGGGCTCGACGACTTAAGACGATTTTGTGGCCTGTTGATTGAACGTAAACTGAAATTCTCCTTCAAACTGCATTTGCGGGCCGAAAATATCGTCAAACTCTGCCCCGATGATCTGACATTAATGAAAAAGGCGGGTGTCGACGTTATCGTTTCAGGGCTTGAATCCGGTGAACAAACGGAACTTGATTACTACCGAAAAATCGCCTCAACCGAGACAAACAGGCAAGCCTGTATCCAGTTGGAAGAGCAAAACTTTTTTTGCAATATCTTCGGCCACATGATGTTTGCGCCGATGACGACAGTTGATATTTACCGCGAAAAAATTGCCTTCCTGCATTCCATCAACCGGTGTTGGGATTTCCTGAATATGACCAACCGTTTACTGGTTTTTTGGGGCACCCGTATTCACCAGCAAATCACTGAAGACGGGTTGGCCGAACGTCAATGCGTGAATCCCGGCTGGGTCGATTACCGTTTTAAGGATTTAATTGTCGGGCAAATCGACAAGCGGGTGAACGAGATGAAAAGGCAACATCCTGAATTTCTCGACCTTAACAATCTTATCTATGATTCAATGAACCTTGAATCGCGGCTTCTCAATCCGGCAAATGCGCACTATCTGGATATGGCGGCGGAACGTTTTGATGTGTTTCGTGACCGCCTGAACAAACGCAAATCCCTGCTTAACGATCTCTACCGTGACGGCTTTCAAAAACTGGCAGGTGACCCTGACGGTGCCTTCCTGGAAGGATGCGACATTGCAAAGGAAGCAGAGTCTCAACGCCAGGATATGGCGTCTTTGCTTAAATTCGCTGATGACCTTGAGGAGAAACCCGAAACGCTGTTTCTTCATACCTGGTTGTCTTCGGTCAACCGTTTCGGCGTTGGGGATTAATCACCATGGCGCTTTCAGCAACCCGGTCCCATGGACAGCAAGATGGACCACAAGATCAATCGTTCAATGTGTTGTTTGAAGCAGTCAGTATTGGAGAGCAGACTAGCGCCAATCGGCTTGTCTGCTCCCCTATATCGATCAATCTGGCTGAAACAGATGGTCGGGTCAGTGATGACATCATCCGCTTTTACGGGACCATGGCGGAAACCGGCGTTGGGCTGGTAACCATTGGTGCATCGGCAGTCTCTGTCGAAGGTGGCTCGACGGCAAACGGTATGCATATAGGCCCTGCCAGATATGAAGACGGACTGAAAAGATTGGCCGATACGATACGCCAGAATGGGGCGCTCAGTTCTGCACAAATCTTTCATGTTGGGGCGCAGGGAAATACTCATTATACCGGTCAGCCGGTACTTGGGCCTTCTGCCTACACCTGTCCCGATATCGGGATCAAAGCGCGGCCTCTGGAAATTCCGGAAATTGAACGCATTGAGGATGATTTCGCCGCCGCTATCCTGAGTGGATTGGCTTCGGGATTTGATTTTGTCGAGGTCCACGTAGCCCACGGCTATCTTCTGCATCAATTCCTGTCACCATTTTTCAACCATCGCAACGACGCCTACGGTGGAAGCGACGAAAACCGCCTGCGCATTATCCGTCAGATTGCTGACAAAGTTACGGCCAAACAGGGTGACGCCTTCAAACGGGTCGGGTTTCGTATTTCCGGCGGCGATTTCACCGATGACGGGATGACGATTGAACGAAATCGGGCCTTCGTAGAAATGATGGAAAACTTGGGCGCGGCCTACTGGGTTGTTTCCGGCGGCATTTACGAGACGGCACCGCAAAAATACGAAGAAATGAAAAGTGGCGGATATTATCGCTGGGCAGCTGAGTTGAAGGCATTCGCCAACGCCCCGGTGGTCGCCCAGGGCGGCATCCGTGACCTGCGGCAGGCACTGGACATCGTCAACACCGGGCAAGGTGACCTGATCGGTATGGCGCAAGCTCTGCTTGCCGACCCGGATATCATTAAAAAAACTTTTTATGGACAGGAAAGCAAGATCATCCCCTGTCTTGAATGCAGCCGTTGCCGATATATCAAACGCGTCGACCTGACCTTCGATTGCGTCCGGCCTGATGGCTATCATCCCGGTAATGACAAATGGAAATTGACGGTTCCTGACTAAACCCTACTGCGCCGCCTTGCCGCCGCTTTGCAGAATTGTCCGCTCCATGACGCCAGAGATATCACGGACCAGATCAGGGCGATCAAGCATTTTAAGAATGGCAATGATGCTGCCAAAGGCGACAATCCGCTTGTGAATAATCTGATTTTCCCAGCCAAAACGTTTTTTGATGAGATCAAGTTCGGCGTCACGGGCTTTATTGAAGTTTGTGCAGATACGTTCGATATCCTGATCCCAGGATTTAAAATAATCAGCAATATCAATTGATTGCCCGCTAAAGGGGTTGGTCCAGCTGCGACTGTGGTAGGGGTATTTTTTGTTCATGGACAGCGGTGATCCGGGATAAACCTCGACCCGCGTCACCAAAGCGATGTCAGCGCCTTTTTCAATAAATTCGGCAACCACCTTGATGGTATCGATCAAGTCCTCGACGGTCGATTCGGGCGGCCCCAGAATAATGTTGATCTGCGGCACCAGGCCTATACCGAGCATCGCATCAAGAACATCACGGCAATCGGTGACGGTAACCCCGATCTTGTTGATGGATGGCGACTTGATTAATTTTTCCGAAAATGTCTCAACACCAAGACTGCATCCCATGCATCCGGCATCGGCCAGGGCTTGCAGCAATTCCATATTGATCTGATGACGGGTGAGCACGTCGGCGATACGGGCCTGAAAATGGAAATGAAAATCTGGCGGCAAGTCGCCTGAATTTTTAGCGGCGATAATCCCCTTACAGAAGGACAGGGCGCGCCTGGCGCCAACACCGGGCCCAACAAGGAAATCATCATCACTGAAGATGACCAGTTTGGCGCCGTATTTTTGATAATGGTGGACGCAAAGATGAACAAGCTGATCCGCATCCAGCATCGATATTTTCGGGATCGCTTCCTGTGAAAATGGCAGGAATGTCTGACTGCTGCAAAATCCGCAACGCCGTGGGCAATGGCTGGTGCCGTAAAGACGCACATGTTCAAAAATAAACCCGGCCCCGCCAACGTCCCTGCCCTTGAAGGACTGCCGTAGATAATCCCAGTATTTCTGGTACGGAACGTCCATTTCAAGGACGTTGTCATAGAACATCTCGCGGAATTTATCGTGATCCATGGTCTCCGCATAATGGAAAACCAGTTCTCCATCCTGATCCCGGTAAGTGATCCCTTTTAGCCCCTCGGCAATGGCAGATAGGTTAACTGGCTCCTGATCCACGTCCAGAACCCGGCGGCAAAATTCATAAAAGGTCACTTCGGCGAAGCCCAAAAAGACAACGTTCAGCGCCGCATCCAGCCACTGTTCGTAGTTCATCGCGGCTTCCTGACCGCCGCCCGCAATAATCACAGGGTATCCCGATTTTTCGGCGCATTTTCGGAACATCCACAGGCGTTCCAGGTCGGCTTCCATCTGATAATGGGTCACACTCATGGCGATGACGGCATACTCACCGCGTTCCGCGTTCTTTATAAACTCGCTATCATCATCGATATCGTAATCAAGAATGTCACAGTCGATACCCCGATTGCGGGCGAATTCCGCTACCTTGAAAATGCCCATGGCCGGGGTCACGTAAACGCCTTCCCGGGAATGGGAATTCATCAAAAGAATTTTGCGTTGGCCTGTCAAACTCACACCTGTGATCCTGTCAAATTTGCCACTGCTTACTTCCGAAATTCTACCACAATTGATGCTTCAGTATTGCTGAACATTAACCTTGGTCATAGTATCAGATGATATCTCTACAGGTGTTCGTCAACAAAATGATCGTGGAAAGCACACACTCTTGAACAGCGCTGAACAGGATTTAAATACAGCCAGGCAGCATCACGCAGCCGGTCAATTTGTGCAGGCAGAGAGCCTTTATCAAAATATCCTGCAAACCGTTCCCGATCATGCTGAAACCCTGCACTTGCTTGGTATTTTGTCCCATCAGGTGGGCAAAGTCGAAAATGCCATTGATTTCATGAACAGAGCCCTTGCCAGCAAACCAGACTTTGCAGAGGCGCACAGCGATTTGGGCAATATGCTGCTTGCCCTGGGCCGGCTTGAAGAGGCTGTAACCAGCTACCAAAAAGCCACCATGCTAAAGCCGGACTTTGCAGAGGCGTACTCGAACCTGGGCATCGCACAAATGAATTTGGGTATGCTGGAAGATGCCGCGGTCAGTTATGGCAAGGCTATCGCCGTAAAGCCGGATTATGCGAATGCCCACTACAATCTTTGTGAAGTTTTGGAGAAAACCAACCGCACCGACGACCTGCGCACGGCCTTGGAAAACGCCAGAAAATATTGCCCCAATGATTATCGCCTGACCCTCAGGGAAGCCCAAATTCTCAAACGGGACGGCAATTTTGCAGCCGCACGAGAATCCCTCGAATCAACACAAACAGGGGCAGAGGATTCCGGGTTCATGGTGGCGCGGGCGTATCTTCTGGGCGAACTGTGTGACCGGCTGGACGATGTGGAAAGCGCCTACCGCTACTTCATGGAAGGCAATATCATCGTCAGCCAAAACCCGCAAATACAACAGATCGACAAAACCACGCCGTTTGCCCGCATCGATGTTCTGGCAGGGCGTTTTAGCGCTGACTGGATTGCAAACTGGCCACAAATTGAATGCAACGACAGCCGCCCGGACCCGGTTTTCCTTGTTGGCTTTCCTCGTTCCGGCACCACCTTGCTTGATACCATCCTGCGCAGCCATCAAGGCATTAGCCTTGTTGAGGAAATGCCGACCATCCAAAACGTCGAACAAGCCCTTGAGCAACTTCCCGGAGCCAATCCAAATGGCTTGGCGGAACTTGACCAAAACAGTCTCATGCACTTGCGGCAGGTCTATTTTGCTGAACTGGACAGGCATCTGGAACCTGCAGAGACCGCAAACATTGTTATCGACAGAATGCCCTGGAACAACACCGTTGCAGGCCATATCAAACGGATTTTTCCGAACGCCCGTTTTATTTTCGCCCAACGCCACCCCTGCGACTGTGTGTTGAGTTGCTTCATGCAGAATTTCCTGCCGAGCGATGCCAACGTCAACTTCCTGAAGCTGGAAGACGCGGCTCATTTGTATGACAAGACGATGAACTTGTGGCAGCAATATCAAGATGTACTGGAACTGGATGTTTGCACGGTACGCTATGAAAATCTTGTGGACTCATTTGAAGAAACTCTGAACCCGATACTTGATTTTCTGGGCATCGACTGGGATGAGGGTTTGCGGGATTACACCGAAACAGCAAAAAGTCGCGGAACCATCAGCACGGCAAGTTATCATCAGGTCACCCAGCCAATCTACAAAAGGGCCAGCGGGCGCTGGCAACGATACCAGCAACACATGCAAGGTGTTCTTCCGGTCTTGCTGCCCTGGGCTAAACGTTTTGGCTATGATGATTGAACAATCCCAACAGGCTGCTAGGAAAACTCCATGAAAAAGACACGAGAACCGGGTTATCAGGAGGCTCTGGATTTGATGCAGGCAGAAGGTCTCATCCCTATGGGCATCACCACGAGCTGGATGTGGAAATATGATCCCAAACGCCTGACCTTTGTTTTTTCCCGCTACAAATTTGTCGCCAAGATGCTGGCCGGGAAAAAGAATGTCCTCGAAATCGGCTGTGCCGATGCCTTCGCCAGCCAAATCGTCCGCCACGAAGTGGAAGCCATGACGGCGGTCGATTTCGATCCCATTTTCATTGAACAGGCCCAGGCGCAAATCAATCCAGATTTGCCCATTAAACTGATCCACCACAACATGCTCGAAGGACCAGTGCCCACAGACTCCATGTTCGACGCCGCTTATTGCTGCGATGTCTTTGAACATATCGATCCGGCAAGCGAACGGGATTTCCTTAAAAACACCCTGGCGACCCTTAAATCAGAAGGGGTTCTGATAATGGGGATACCCTCCCTGCAGTCACAGGCCTATGCGTCGGAACATAACAAGCAGCAACACGTAAACTGCAAGGACGGGGACGAATTCAAGGCGTTAATGGACGAATACTTTCATAATGTTTTCCTGTTTTCCATGAACGACGAGGTCATTCACACTGGTTTTTCACCGATGGCGCATTATCTGTTTGTTATATGTTGCGGGAAAAAATAAGCATCAACTGGCCAGGTTTTGAAATCCGACGATGAACACAGAACCATCAAGACAAAACGTCTACCTGATTGATCCGGGCACCGACAGCAACCTGAACCTGTTACCGTTGGGAATTGGCCGCATTGCGTCGTATTGCCGATCCCTTGATAAAATATCAAATGCCTTTGACTGTCAGGTCCGGTGGCTGCGCAAGCCCGCTGCTGTCCTTGCGGACAGTCTGGAAAGTCCTGCCGTTGTCGGTTTGCCCTGTTATGTCTGGAATACCCAGGCGTCATTGGAATTGGCGCGGGCCATCCGCAACCGCCACCCGGACTGCCTGATTGTCGTTGGTGGTGCCTCCATTCCCAAACGCGATGCAAGCATCAAAACTTTTCTTGCCGAAAACCCCTATATTGATGTTCTGGTCCGTGGTGACGGCGAGGCCACCTTCGCCGAAATTCTTGAGGCGCTCATTGACAAGCGTGACCTTGCCGACGTTGGCGGGATTGCCACTACGGGTCCGGGCAAACCGGGCGGCATATTGATAAGTCCGCCAAATCCATGGATCAAAGATCTCGATATTATTCCGTCACCGTTTCTCGACGGCATTTTCGACGAGCTGATGACCTTGCACCGCGACAAGGTCACCGGGGTGGTGCTGGAAAGCAATCGCGGCTGTCCTTATTCATGTACATTTTGCGACTGGGGAAGCGCCGACCTTCACAAAATCAAAACCTTCAACCTGCAACGCGTGAAAGATGAAATCGACTGGGTGGGCAAGAACGCCATTCCCTATATTTTTCTGGCAGACGCTAACTTTGGCATTCTTTACGAACGGGATATGGCGTTGGCAGATCACATCGCCAGAACATGCGAGCGTTATGGCTATCCAGAGTTTTTAGGGATCAACTGGGCTAAAAACAGCAATAACCATGTGGTCGAGATCGCCGAACGATTGCTTTCGGGCGGGGTCAATGCAGGGGTTACCCTTGCCGCGCAATCCTTTCATGAACTAACGTTGGAGGCCATCAACCGCCGCAATATGAAGCAGGGTGACGTCAATAAAATGCGCAAGCTGTTTCATTCCAAAGGCATCGTCACCTATACCGACCTGATTGTCGGTCTGCCCGAAGAAACCTTGGAGAGTTTTCTGGGCGGGCTGGAAATGGTGATGACCCCCGACCTGAACGATCACTGGGTTATTCACCTGTGTAATATTCTGGAAAACAGCGAGATGTCGGAACCCGCATACCTTAGCCGTTATCGCATCGAAACGCGGACCTGCGCGGTTACGATGACGCTGCGCATTCACGATACGGATTCGGTTAAGGAAAACGAGATTATTGTCATTGCAACCAGCACCCTGCCCCGCCCGGATTGGGAGCGCGCCTATGATGTCGGCTACCTTTGCGCCGCGCTGCATAATTTCCGGCTCGCATTTTTCGTAATGAACCTGCTAAAGGCCCGCTTCGGCATTGACCACACCGCATTCATTTCATTCTTTCTGGACACAGTGCGCGAACAACCCGTCCGCTGGCCCGTTCTTCACAGGGGTGTTGAACATCTGCGCCGCCAACGCCAAATGATTGTTGATGGCGTTGCCCGTTACTCGCCGGTCAAGGAACTTGGCGATTTCAACGCTTCCCCGCAAGAGGCATTGTTGGCCATGTTTCTTGAGGTTGCGGATCAGTTTTATGACGAATTAGGTGAGCTGACACAGTGCCTACTTGACGCCCACGACAAGGAATTACCGCCCGACCTTTTGGCTGAACTGTTCGACTATCAAAGGCTCCGCATGACAGTGTGGCAACCGGCAGCAACCCATCACCGTGATTTATGCTATGACTTGCCAACATATTTTGACCAGTTGCAGCAGGGAAATTCCGTAAACATGCCAGCCAAAAAAACCTGTCAGATCGACGTTATCGTTCCGGCAAACGACGCCGCCGACAAATTCGACCATGCACGCAGGCGCACGCGCGGGGCACGCTATTCGGATATACTGGACGTCAGGGCAACTTAAATAAAGGCCAGCGACAAGATGGATAAAAAGCCAACAAAGCCTGTCGTAAAAGACAAGTTCAACATGGACGGTCATAAATTGTTGTGGCATCTGGACCGGGTCGCCCAGTGGCAACAAGGTGACAGGGTCCCGCCGCTGCACCTGGATATGGGGATCACAACAGGCTGCAACATGGCTTGCACCTATTGTTACGGGGTTATTCAGGGACGCTCCGGGTTTGGCACTGACCAGAAGGGTAAATTTGTGATGCCGCTTGAGGCCGTCAAAAGAACCTTCCGCGATGCAAAAGAAGTCGGTGTGCGTTCCATCGCCATGATCGGCGAAGGCGAAAACACCCTGCATCCGGATTTTTACGAGATTATCGATTACGCCCGCCAGATCGACCTCGACATCAGTCTCGCCACCAATGGCATC is a window from the Rhodospirillaceae bacterium genome containing:
- a CDS encoding NAD-dependent epimerase/dehydratase family protein translates to MASRILFIGGTRFFGKRILANLIAHGHDVTMLTRGEQPAPDEFGHLDHILCDRKDSSAFENALDGRDFDAVIDNVCYQPADAEQAVKVLSGRCQRYIFTSSVMCELNIDGHDERLSQYQPGELDYARNKQACEEIFLNATGFKSIVFRLQNVVGEDDFSGKSGLLTHHLLGSGGNLRLVGDKDDLYQQIYAGDLETIYNLAVDLPAEKTARRYTIGAAPIAVSDYVAILADALALNVELEWINKSDGAALPVGVPYPMNVAFDCSALAQDFNFAFSDYAKFLPRIAQWYKADHS
- a CDS encoding tetratricopeptide repeat protein; translation: MNSAEQDLNTARQHHAAGQFVQAESLYQNILQTVPDHAETLHLLGILSHQVGKVENAIDFMNRALASKPDFAEAHSDLGNMLLALGRLEEAVTSYQKATMLKPDFAEAYSNLGIAQMNLGMLEDAAVSYGKAIAVKPDYANAHYNLCEVLEKTNRTDDLRTALENARKYCPNDYRLTLREAQILKRDGNFAAARESLESTQTGAEDSGFMVARAYLLGELCDRLDDVESAYRYFMEGNIIVSQNPQIQQIDKTTPFARIDVLAGRFSADWIANWPQIECNDSRPDPVFLVGFPRSGTTLLDTILRSHQGISLVEEMPTIQNVEQALEQLPGANPNGLAELDQNSLMHLRQVYFAELDRHLEPAETANIVIDRMPWNNTVAGHIKRIFPNARFIFAQRHPCDCVLSCFMQNFLPSDANVNFLKLEDAAHLYDKTMNLWQQYQDVLELDVCTVRYENLVDSFEETLNPILDFLGIDWDEGLRDYTETAKSRGTISTASYHQVTQPIYKRASGRWQRYQQHMQGVLPVLLPWAKRFGYDD
- a CDS encoding methyltransferase domain-containing protein, translated to MQTLVLEKCSLCDSADLDVIADLPTLPLAGIFMEHRKPDVVKGFDQVFNMCRDCGHMQLANVLSPPALYGEGYAHRSSVSHLSAAASDFFIDYIGKLAPSRVFDCILEIGCNDFVLLEKLSKMGKQVFGIDPIWIDETPQTPENATVIGGFVEDIDIGASLGCKPDLIVSTHNLEHIVDPVAMLRKLLDLVADDGLLVMEVPDSESLVKNRRFDQVSHQHIHYLTLATFLKLIKAAGGKYVDHSYNYANWGGSLSVAFTRDTGSDEQLDIASLTTFEVSADYLGFKEQMARFMDQVSRSDHPMVGYGAGQMLPVVAYHLDSNLDFLDCIYDDDMNRNGLYYPFISPQITLPAKDLSLDDRGVVITSLDGVRAISNRLRDFSPRFIYVPISVY
- a CDS encoding NADH:flavin oxidoreductase; translation: MALSATRSHGQQDGPQDQSFNVLFEAVSIGEQTSANRLVCSPISINLAETDGRVSDDIIRFYGTMAETGVGLVTIGASAVSVEGGSTANGMHIGPARYEDGLKRLADTIRQNGALSSAQIFHVGAQGNTHYTGQPVLGPSAYTCPDIGIKARPLEIPEIERIEDDFAAAILSGLASGFDFVEVHVAHGYLLHQFLSPFFNHRNDAYGGSDENRLRIIRQIADKVTAKQGDAFKRVGFRISGGDFTDDGMTIERNRAFVEMMENLGAAYWVVSGGIYETAPQKYEEMKSGGYYRWAAELKAFANAPVVAQGGIRDLRQALDIVNTGQGDLIGMAQALLADPDIIKKTFYGQESKIIPCLECSRCRYIKRVDLTFDCVRPDGYHPGNDKWKLTVPD
- a CDS encoding radical SAM protein, translating into MSLTGQRKILLMNSHSREGVYVTPAMGIFKVAEFARNRGIDCDILDYDIDDDSEFIKNAERGEYAVIAMSVTHYQMEADLERLWMFRKCAEKSGYPVIIAGGGQEAAMNYEQWLDAALNVVFLGFAEVTFYEFCRRVLDVDQEPVNLSAIAEGLKGITYRDQDGELVFHYAETMDHDKFREMFYDNVLEMDVPYQKYWDYLRQSFKGRDVGGAGFIFEHVRLYGTSHCPRRCGFCSSQTFLPFSQEAIPKISMLDADQLVHLCVHHYQKYGAKLVIFSDDDFLVGPGVGARRALSFCKGIIAAKNSGDLPPDFHFHFQARIADVLTRHQINMELLQALADAGCMGCSLGVETFSEKLIKSPSINKIGVTVTDCRDVLDAMLGIGLVPQINIILGPPESTVEDLIDTIKVVAEFIEKGADIALVTRVEVYPGSPLSMNKKYPYHSRSWTNPFSGQSIDIADYFKSWDQDIERICTNFNKARDAELDLIKKRFGWENQIIHKRIVAFGSIIAILKMLDRPDLVRDISGVMERTILQSGGKAAQ
- a CDS encoding B12-binding domain-containing radical SAM protein translates to MNTEPSRQNVYLIDPGTDSNLNLLPLGIGRIASYCRSLDKISNAFDCQVRWLRKPAAVLADSLESPAVVGLPCYVWNTQASLELARAIRNRHPDCLIVVGGASIPKRDASIKTFLAENPYIDVLVRGDGEATFAEILEALIDKRDLADVGGIATTGPGKPGGILISPPNPWIKDLDIIPSPFLDGIFDELMTLHRDKVTGVVLESNRGCPYSCTFCDWGSADLHKIKTFNLQRVKDEIDWVGKNAIPYIFLADANFGILYERDMALADHIARTCERYGYPEFLGINWAKNSNNHVVEIAERLLSGGVNAGVTLAAQSFHELTLEAINRRNMKQGDVNKMRKLFHSKGIVTYTDLIVGLPEETLESFLGGLEMVMTPDLNDHWVIHLCNILENSEMSEPAYLSRYRIETRTCAVTMTLRIHDTDSVKENEIIVIATSTLPRPDWERAYDVGYLCAALHNFRLAFFVMNLLKARFGIDHTAFISFFLDTVREQPVRWPVLHRGVEHLRRQRQMIVDGVARYSPVKELGDFNASPQEALLAMFLEVADQFYDELGELTQCLLDAHDKELPPDLLAELFDYQRLRMTVWQPAATHHRDLCYDLPTYFDQLQQGNSVNMPAKKTCQIDVIVPANDAADKFDHARRRTRGARYSDILDVRAT
- a CDS encoding class I SAM-dependent methyltransferase encodes the protein MKKTREPGYQEALDLMQAEGLIPMGITTSWMWKYDPKRLTFVFSRYKFVAKMLAGKKNVLEIGCADAFASQIVRHEVEAMTAVDFDPIFIEQAQAQINPDLPIKLIHHNMLEGPVPTDSMFDAAYCCDVFEHIDPASERDFLKNTLATLKSEGVLIMGIPSLQSQAYASEHNKQQHVNCKDGDEFKALMDEYFHNVFLFSMNDEVIHTGFSPMAHYLFVICCGKK